A stretch of the Mycobacteroides immunogenum genome encodes the following:
- a CDS encoding nitroreductase family deazaflavin-dependent oxidoreductase, which produces MTDDTPFNEQPVAVINEFNDSIAQEFRANGGEVGGQFAGVPILLLTNTGAKSGQKRLNPLAYFNIDDTIYIVGSFGGSDKDPAWVHNLRANPDAHIDIGAQGYDVVAHELSLDERDALYPKVVELIPVFADYQQKTARPIPIFELRRG; this is translated from the coding sequence GTGACCGATGACACACCCTTCAATGAGCAGCCCGTTGCGGTAATCAACGAATTCAATGACAGCATCGCCCAGGAGTTCCGTGCCAATGGCGGTGAGGTGGGCGGGCAATTCGCCGGCGTGCCGATCCTGCTGCTAACGAACACCGGCGCCAAGAGCGGACAGAAACGCCTGAATCCGCTGGCCTACTTCAACATCGACGACACGATCTACATTGTCGGTTCGTTCGGCGGTTCCGACAAGGACCCCGCCTGGGTGCATAACCTGCGTGCGAATCCAGATGCGCATATCGACATCGGTGCGCAGGGATATGACGTCGTCGCACATGAGCTTTCGCTCGACGAACGCGACGCGCTGTATCCGAAGGTGGTCGAGCTGATTCCGGTTTTCGCCGATTACCAGCAGAAGACGGCCCGGCCGATCCCGATTTTCGAGCTGCGCCGCGGCTAG
- a CDS encoding circularly permuted type 2 ATP-grasp protein, producing MIGQYRSARAQGALFEVGRRGSQAGYDEFLAPDGSVRPAWIDLADAIAQRGRPGLDRLLDRVHTLIDSDGITYMDPRRASGSAPGPDAPVYPVPWRLDGLPLLVDPADWNVLEVGLTQRATLLDAVLSDLYGPQELISSGALPPQLLFAHPGYVRAAHGMALPGRHQLFLLGCDIGRAAAGDFRVNRDWTQAPSGAGYAMADRRVVAHAAPDLYEKVAPRPTSSFAQTLRLALIDVAPESVEDPTVVVLSPGIHSETSFDQAYLASVLGFPLVESADLVVRDGKLWMRSLGTLRRVDVVLRRVDADYSDPLDLRADSRLGVVGLVEVLRRGAVTVVNSLGSGVLENPGLARFLPQLSQRLLDEPLALPGAQSWWGGIDAERSHLLAHLSSLLVKSTVGEEVYTGPLESAQTLETLRARIEAAPWCWVGQELPELSVAPTYLRSGALTATPVGMRLFTVAQRGGYAPMIGGLGYITASGYSGSILNSFAAKDIWVQQPDRDQTERALTVAPLDAPVGRSVGSDAVSSPRVLSDLFWLGRYGERAENLVRLLSVTRERFHEYRYRQFMEASECVPVLLKALGDITGTATDAEDLGTQLWSLTVDKERAGSLAQSVERLGLAARAVRDQMSNDTWMVLGGMDRAIAAAASEYDEFTRSRDTPTRADDTVLAATQTQVLAGLLALSGLAAESTVHDIGWTIMDIGKRIERGLGLTALLRSTLTTVRGRAAEQSVTESTLVACESSVMYRRRTRGKISLEAVADLLLFDADNPRSLLYQVESLRNDLKSLPSASGTSRPERLVEDLVTQLRRIDPADLDTVGDQGQRETLSETLDNVHQVLRELSSVVTATHLSMPTGMQPLWGPDTRRRLP from the coding sequence TTGATTGGGCAGTATCGCAGCGCGCGTGCTCAGGGAGCACTGTTCGAGGTCGGGCGCCGGGGCAGCCAGGCGGGCTACGACGAGTTCCTGGCGCCTGACGGCAGCGTGCGGCCCGCCTGGATCGACCTAGCCGACGCCATCGCACAACGTGGCCGCCCGGGCCTGGACCGTCTGCTGGACCGGGTCCACACGCTCATCGACAGCGACGGCATCACCTACATGGATCCGCGCCGCGCCTCCGGATCTGCGCCGGGGCCCGACGCCCCCGTCTATCCGGTGCCGTGGCGTCTGGACGGGCTGCCGTTGCTGGTCGACCCCGCGGACTGGAACGTTCTGGAGGTCGGACTTACCCAGCGGGCCACGTTGCTGGACGCGGTCCTCAGCGACCTGTACGGACCGCAGGAGTTGATCAGCTCCGGGGCGCTGCCGCCGCAGCTGCTCTTCGCGCACCCTGGCTACGTGCGTGCCGCCCACGGTATGGCCCTGCCCGGTCGGCATCAGCTGTTTCTGCTCGGGTGCGATATCGGTCGCGCCGCCGCCGGCGATTTCCGCGTGAACAGGGATTGGACGCAGGCCCCCTCCGGCGCCGGATATGCGATGGCCGACAGGCGGGTGGTCGCGCATGCTGCCCCGGACCTATACGAGAAGGTGGCGCCGCGGCCGACGTCGTCGTTCGCGCAGACACTGCGGCTGGCGCTCATCGATGTCGCACCCGAATCGGTCGAGGATCCGACGGTGGTGGTGCTCAGTCCGGGTATCCATTCCGAGACTTCCTTTGACCAGGCATATCTCGCTTCGGTGCTGGGTTTCCCGCTGGTCGAGTCGGCCGACCTGGTGGTGCGTGACGGGAAACTCTGGATGAGGTCGCTGGGCACCCTGCGGCGGGTTGATGTGGTGCTGCGCCGCGTGGACGCCGATTACTCCGATCCGCTTGATCTGCGTGCCGACTCGAGGTTGGGCGTGGTGGGTCTGGTCGAGGTGCTGCGGCGCGGCGCGGTGACTGTCGTCAACTCGTTGGGCAGCGGGGTGTTGGAGAATCCCGGGCTGGCCCGCTTCTTGCCGCAGCTGTCGCAGCGCCTGCTCGATGAGCCGCTGGCCCTGCCGGGCGCCCAGTCGTGGTGGGGCGGTATCGACGCGGAGCGCTCTCATCTGCTTGCGCATCTGAGCTCGCTGTTGGTGAAATCCACAGTGGGGGAGGAGGTCTACACCGGACCGCTGGAGTCGGCGCAGACCCTGGAAACGTTGCGCGCGCGTATCGAGGCGGCACCCTGGTGCTGGGTTGGTCAAGAGCTCCCCGAATTGTCGGTGGCGCCCACGTACCTGCGCTCCGGGGCACTCACCGCCACGCCGGTCGGTATGCGCTTGTTCACGGTCGCGCAGCGCGGCGGATATGCGCCGATGATCGGTGGGCTGGGCTACATAACAGCCTCCGGATACTCGGGTTCGATACTCAATAGCTTTGCTGCCAAAGATATTTGGGTTCAGCAGCCGGACCGCGATCAGACGGAGCGCGCGTTGACCGTGGCGCCGTTGGATGCGCCCGTCGGCCGCTCTGTGGGATCGGATGCCGTCAGCTCGCCTCGCGTGCTGTCCGACTTGTTCTGGCTGGGACGTTACGGTGAACGCGCGGAAAACCTGGTCCGGCTGCTGTCGGTGACTCGGGAGCGCTTCCACGAGTACCGATACCGCCAGTTCATGGAGGCCAGCGAATGCGTCCCGGTGCTGTTGAAAGCGCTGGGGGACATCACCGGTACCGCTACCGACGCCGAGGATCTGGGAACACAGCTGTGGTCTTTGACGGTGGACAAGGAGCGCGCCGGTTCGCTGGCCCAATCGGTGGAACGGCTGGGCCTAGCTGCCCGGGCGGTGCGCGACCAGATGTCCAACGACACCTGGATGGTGCTGGGCGGTATGGATCGGGCCATCGCTGCCGCCGCATCCGAGTACGACGAATTCACGCGATCCCGTGACACTCCGACGCGTGCCGACGACACCGTGCTGGCCGCGACCCAGACCCAGGTGCTGGCGGGCCTTCTCGCGCTGTCCGGGCTGGCCGCGGAATCGACGGTGCACGACATCGGCTGGACCATCATGGATATCGGTAAGCGCATCGAACGCGGCCTGGGCCTGACGGCGTTACTGCGATCCACGCTGACCACGGTCCGCGGCCGCGCCGCCGAGCAGTCGGTCACCGAGTCCACGCTGGTGGCCTGTGAGTCTTCGGTGATGTACCGCCGCCGCACCAGGGGCAAGATCAGTCTGGAGGCCGTCGCGGATCTGTTGTTGTTCGATGCCGACAATCCGAGATCCCTTCTTTATCAAGTGGAGTCGCTGCGGAACGATCTCAAGTCGCTGCCCAGCGCCTCCGGGACGTCACGTCCCGAACGGTTGGTGGAAGATCTGGTGACGCAGCTGAGGCGGATTGATCCTGCCGATCTGGATACCGTCGGAGACCAGGGACAGCGGGAGACGCTGTCCGAAACTCTCGACAATGTGCACCAGGTGCTGCGTGAGCTGTCGTCCGTGGTCACTGCCACGCACCTGTCCATGCCGACCGGTATGCAGCCACTGTGGGGTCCCGATACCAGACGGAGGCTGCCATGA
- a CDS encoding zinc-binding metallopeptidase family protein: MRDFICPQCGQHLAFENSVCLSCGSHVGFALAQRALLVLAEDEGPGFVDADSHQLCANLHVAECNWLVSGAGTATLCASCALTRTRPNDSDTTALPAFAEAERAKRRLIAELAELRLPVTGRDVDPEFGLAFDLLSSEQEQVMTGHHNGVITLDLAEGDDVHREQLRISMDEPYRTLLGHFRHEIGHYFYYRLVGASPDYLERFRALFGDADADYQAALDRHYQHGAPEGWEENYVSSYATMHPAEDWAETFAHYLHIRDTLDTAASFALAPAGGTFDRRVLGPSGFDTIIEMWLPLAWSLNMVNRSMGHLDLYPFVLPGPVLEKMRLIHEIVMAAGDTDQ; the protein is encoded by the coding sequence ATGCGTGATTTCATCTGTCCGCAGTGCGGCCAGCACCTTGCGTTCGAGAACTCGGTGTGCCTGTCGTGCGGCAGCCACGTGGGATTCGCCCTCGCACAGCGGGCATTGCTGGTCCTCGCCGAGGACGAGGGTCCCGGATTCGTCGACGCCGACAGCCACCAGCTGTGCGCAAATCTGCATGTGGCCGAATGCAATTGGCTGGTAAGCGGTGCCGGGACGGCAACATTGTGTGCCTCGTGTGCGCTCACTCGCACCCGGCCCAATGACTCCGACACCACGGCCTTGCCGGCATTCGCAGAGGCGGAGCGGGCGAAGCGCCGGCTCATCGCCGAACTGGCCGAGTTGCGCCTACCGGTCACCGGTCGAGATGTCGACCCCGAGTTCGGGCTGGCCTTCGACTTGCTCTCCAGTGAGCAGGAACAGGTGATGACGGGCCATCACAACGGCGTGATCACACTGGATCTGGCCGAAGGTGACGATGTACATCGCGAGCAGCTCCGTATTTCGATGGATGAGCCGTACCGAACTCTGCTCGGACACTTCCGTCACGAGATCGGGCACTACTTCTATTACCGGCTTGTCGGTGCCTCGCCGGATTATCTGGAGCGGTTCCGCGCCCTCTTCGGTGATGCGGACGCCGACTACCAGGCGGCGCTTGACCGTCACTACCAGCACGGTGCGCCGGAGGGCTGGGAGGAGAACTATGTGTCCTCCTATGCCACCATGCATCCCGCCGAGGACTGGGCGGAGACCTTCGCGCACTACTTGCATATTCGGGACACCTTGGACACCGCCGCGTCCTTCGCGCTGGCACCCGCCGGCGGCACCTTCGATCGAAGGGTGCTGGGGCCGAGCGGATTCGACACCATCATCGAGATGTGGCTGCCGCTGGCCTGGTCGCTCAACATGGTGAATCGCTCGATGGGGCACCTCGACTTGTATCCGTTCGTGCTGCCCGGCCCCGTGCTGGAGAAGATGCGGCTGATTCACGAAATCGTGATGGCCGCAGGGGATACGGACCAGTGA
- a CDS encoding F0F1 ATP synthase subunit C, protein MATELLMGNALLAGAITLAGGAIGAGIGDGMAGAQLIAGVARQPESQNRLFTPFFITVSLVEATFFINIAFMALFVFATPGG, encoded by the coding sequence ATGGCTACCGAGCTACTGATGGGCAACGCGCTGCTGGCCGGTGCGATCACACTGGCGGGCGGTGCGATCGGAGCAGGGATCGGTGACGGCATGGCCGGCGCTCAGCTCATCGCCGGAGTGGCCCGCCAACCGGAATCGCAGAACCGTTTGTTCACACCATTTTTCATCACGGTCAGCCTGGTAGAGGCGACGTTCTTCATCAACATCGCGTTCATGGCCCTGTTTGTCTTTGCTACCCCTGGCGGATAG
- a CDS encoding transglutaminase family protein, producing MTGDLSPGAAPAIRYQVTHRTLYRYSDDVTSSYGRGYLTPRETDWQHCESSELIVEPEPSDRSTGRDLYGNLSLYFHVTTPHRELSVTARSIVDVENSAPPGAGWDQPWELARPASGETSGAAALATEFVLDLVPPEITEDVRDYAAVSFTAGRPLGEAVVDLMGRIYRDFEYRSGSTTISTKVSEVLAAREGVCQDFARIAATALRTQGLAARYVSGYLATNPPPGQPRLVGSDATHAWAAVWVPPDGWVAFDPTNDTLADERYVTVAWGRDYADVPPLRGIIYTDSDSSTIDVSVDVAPCEESPAHA from the coding sequence ATGACCGGGGACCTGAGTCCCGGCGCTGCGCCTGCGATCCGATACCAGGTGACGCACCGCACGCTGTACCGGTACTCCGACGACGTCACCAGCTCATACGGACGCGGGTACCTGACCCCGCGTGAGACCGATTGGCAGCATTGTGAATCCAGCGAGCTGATCGTTGAGCCGGAGCCCTCGGACAGATCCACCGGCCGGGACCTGTACGGGAATCTGAGCTTGTACTTCCACGTCACCACGCCGCATCGCGAGCTGAGTGTGACGGCTCGCTCGATCGTCGATGTCGAGAATTCGGCGCCGCCGGGAGCCGGGTGGGACCAGCCGTGGGAGCTTGCCCGCCCGGCATCCGGAGAAACGTCAGGAGCGGCGGCGTTGGCCACCGAGTTTGTTCTCGACCTGGTGCCTCCGGAGATCACTGAGGATGTCCGTGATTACGCCGCGGTGAGTTTCACCGCCGGGAGGCCACTGGGCGAGGCGGTGGTGGATCTGATGGGCCGGATCTACCGTGACTTCGAGTACCGCTCGGGTTCGACCACCATCTCCACCAAGGTCAGTGAGGTGCTGGCCGCGCGGGAGGGTGTCTGTCAGGATTTCGCCCGCATCGCGGCCACGGCCCTGCGCACGCAGGGGCTGGCGGCACGTTACGTATCCGGTTATCTGGCAACGAATCCGCCGCCAGGGCAGCCGCGTTTGGTCGGTTCCGACGCCACGCACGCCTGGGCCGCGGTGTGGGTTCCGCCGGACGGCTGGGTGGCTTTCGATCCGACGAATGACACCCTTGCCGACGAACGGTATGTCACCGTGGCCTGGGGCCGCGATTACGCCGACGTCCCGCCCTTGCGCGGCATCATCTACACAGATTCAGACAGCAGCACGATAGATGTGTCGGTTGACGTCGCACCCTGTGAGGAGAGCCCCGCCCATGCGTGA
- a CDS encoding transglutaminase family protein, whose translation MGIKVALEHRTSYAFDRLVQVHPHEIRLRPAPHTRTPIEAYSLRIAPGDHFINWQQDAFGNFLARVVFPNRTRQLSITVGLIADLKSVNPFDFFIEEWAEHIGFGYPPALAADLEPYLKPVDESVPGSGPGELVRAWVANFTMPPDTRIIDYLVTLNQALCADVGYAVRLEPGVQSPDTTLALGIGSCRDTAWLLVSLLRQKGLAARFVSGYLVQLTSDIAEIDGPSGPVADFTDLHAWAEVYIPGAGWVGLDPTSGLFAGEGHIPLSATPHPSTSAAITGATDMCESTLDFSNTVTRVHEDPRVTLPYTAATWESVIALGEEIDTRLDAAAVGLTMGGEPTFVSIDDQVSEQWTTAADGKHKRVRASDLAARLKAAWAPTGLVQRSQGKWYPGEPLPRWQIGLYWRRDGQPLWSDPELLADPWDEDRPWSTPEGADRALLSALAGDLGLPDSQVRPAYEDPLSRLAAAVRRPEGAPVNSADDPSPQEDSAGVRAELLSRLDESVLEATAYVLPLHRGEDGWESADWTLRRGRIVLADGDSPAGLRLPLDAIAWKPAPRPAEADPLSAPAEFDAQRTGATAVVVPAEGAPTTALVAEIRDGLLYLFLPPLEQVEDFVDLIARIEAAVTCPLVIEGYGPPPDSRLEAMSITPDPGVIEVNVTPTGSFAEQSVQLRSLYEEARKARLTTESFDVDGTHTGTGGGNHITLGGRTPAASPLLRRPDLLVSLLTYWQHHPALSYLFSGRFVGTTSQAPRVDEGREEALYELEIAFAEIDRLTKTPEDGRASDVAPWHVDRALRHLLTDITGNTHRAEFCIDKLYSPDSARGRLGLLELRGFEMPPHFQMAMVQSLLVRALVARFWEQPLRAPLIRHGANLHGRYLLPHFIIHDIAQVAADLRAHGIAFETSWLDPFTEFRFPRIGTAVFDGIEIELRGAIEPWRVLGEEATAGGTARYVDSSIERVQVRVIGADRSRYVVTCNGEPIPLLSTENPDVQVAGVRYRAWQPPSALHPSITVDDPLRFELIDTANALSRGGCTYHVSHPGGRSYDDPPVNAVAAEARRGRRFDATGYTTGRVDLSDLREKQARMSTDAVAPGILDLRRARTVGRR comes from the coding sequence ATGGGCATCAAGGTGGCGCTGGAGCATCGGACCAGCTACGCATTCGACAGACTCGTGCAGGTGCACCCGCACGAGATTCGGTTGCGCCCGGCGCCGCACACCCGGACCCCCATCGAGGCCTATTCGCTGCGGATCGCCCCCGGCGATCACTTCATCAACTGGCAGCAGGACGCCTTCGGTAATTTCCTTGCCCGCGTGGTGTTCCCGAACCGGACCCGGCAACTCTCCATCACGGTCGGGCTCATTGCCGATCTGAAATCGGTCAACCCGTTCGACTTCTTCATCGAGGAATGGGCCGAGCACATCGGGTTCGGGTATCCGCCCGCATTGGCGGCCGATCTGGAGCCGTATCTCAAGCCGGTGGACGAGTCCGTACCCGGTTCGGGCCCCGGTGAATTGGTACGGGCCTGGGTGGCCAACTTCACGATGCCGCCCGACACGCGCATCATCGACTATCTCGTCACCCTCAACCAGGCGCTCTGCGCCGATGTCGGCTACGCGGTGCGTCTGGAACCCGGAGTGCAGAGCCCCGACACCACGCTGGCGTTGGGTATCGGTTCGTGCCGTGACACCGCGTGGCTGCTGGTGTCCCTCCTGCGCCAGAAGGGACTCGCCGCCCGTTTCGTGTCCGGGTACCTGGTTCAGCTGACCTCGGATATCGCCGAAATCGATGGGCCTTCAGGGCCGGTTGCCGACTTCACCGATCTGCACGCCTGGGCCGAGGTGTACATCCCCGGCGCCGGGTGGGTCGGTCTGGATCCCACCTCAGGGCTGTTCGCGGGGGAGGGGCACATTCCGCTGTCCGCGACTCCGCATCCGTCGACATCGGCCGCGATAACCGGTGCCACCGACATGTGCGAGTCGACTCTCGATTTCTCCAACACCGTGACGCGCGTGCATGAAGATCCGCGCGTCACGTTGCCCTACACCGCAGCGACCTGGGAATCAGTGATCGCCCTGGGCGAGGAGATCGACACCCGGCTCGACGCGGCCGCCGTCGGGTTGACGATGGGTGGCGAACCGACGTTCGTATCGATCGACGATCAGGTCTCCGAGCAGTGGACCACCGCGGCCGACGGGAAACACAAGCGCGTACGTGCCAGCGACCTTGCCGCCCGTCTCAAAGCGGCCTGGGCGCCAACGGGTTTGGTGCAGCGCAGTCAAGGGAAATGGTATCCGGGCGAGCCGCTACCGCGCTGGCAGATCGGTTTGTACTGGCGCCGCGACGGTCAACCGCTGTGGTCCGATCCCGAGCTGCTGGCCGACCCGTGGGACGAGGATCGTCCATGGTCCACCCCCGAGGGAGCCGACCGCGCGCTGCTGAGTGCTCTGGCCGGTGATCTAGGGCTGCCGGACAGTCAGGTCCGTCCGGCGTATGAGGACCCGCTGAGCAGGCTCGCCGCGGCGGTTCGGCGCCCCGAGGGCGCTCCGGTGAATTCCGCCGATGACCCGTCACCGCAAGAGGATTCGGCGGGTGTTCGGGCCGAGCTGCTGAGCCGTCTGGATGAGTCGGTGCTGGAGGCGACGGCGTATGTGTTGCCGCTGCACCGCGGCGAGGATGGTTGGGAAAGCGCCGACTGGACGCTTCGCCGGGGCCGGATCGTGCTGGCAGACGGCGACTCTCCGGCAGGATTGCGGCTGCCGTTGGACGCGATCGCATGGAAACCTGCCCCGCGCCCCGCCGAGGCGGACCCGTTGAGCGCCCCCGCGGAATTCGATGCCCAGCGCACCGGCGCGACGGCTGTGGTGGTGCCCGCCGAGGGGGCGCCAACCACGGCCCTGGTCGCGGAAATCCGTGATGGTCTGCTGTACCTGTTCCTGCCGCCATTGGAACAGGTCGAGGACTTCGTGGATCTCATCGCGCGCATCGAGGCGGCGGTCACCTGCCCCTTGGTCATCGAAGGGTATGGGCCACCGCCGGATTCACGGCTGGAGGCCATGAGCATCACACCCGATCCGGGGGTGATCGAGGTCAATGTGACCCCGACCGGCAGTTTCGCCGAGCAGTCTGTGCAACTGCGGTCCCTCTATGAGGAAGCGCGCAAAGCACGCCTGACCACCGAGTCGTTCGATGTCGACGGAACTCACACCGGAACAGGCGGCGGTAACCACATCACATTGGGGGGCCGTACGCCTGCGGCGTCGCCACTGTTGCGGCGGCCCGATCTCCTGGTATCGCTGCTGACCTACTGGCAGCACCATCCGGCGTTGTCGTACCTGTTCTCCGGGCGGTTCGTCGGCACCACGTCACAGGCTCCACGCGTCGACGAGGGACGCGAAGAGGCGCTGTACGAGCTGGAGATTGCCTTCGCCGAGATCGATAGGTTGACGAAAACCCCAGAAGACGGCCGGGCCTCGGACGTCGCGCCGTGGCATGTCGACCGGGCGCTTCGGCACCTGCTCACCGACATCACCGGAAACACCCATCGCGCGGAGTTCTGCATCGACAAGCTCTACAGCCCCGACAGTGCCCGCGGCCGCCTGGGGCTGCTGGAGTTGCGTGGCTTCGAGATGCCGCCACATTTTCAGATGGCGATGGTCCAGTCGCTACTGGTCCGCGCGCTGGTAGCCCGGTTCTGGGAGCAGCCCCTGCGGGCTCCGCTGATTCGCCACGGCGCGAATTTGCACGGCCGTTACTTACTGCCGCACTTCATTATTCACGATATCGCGCAGGTTGCTGCCGATCTGCGTGCGCACGGGATAGCGTTCGAGACCAGCTGGCTCGATCCGTTCACCGAGTTCCGGTTTCCGCGCATCGGCACCGCGGTGTTCGACGGTATCGAGATCGAATTGCGTGGCGCCATCGAACCCTGGCGGGTGCTCGGGGAGGAGGCCACCGCGGGCGGCACCGCCCGGTACGTGGACTCGTCGATCGAACGGGTGCAGGTACGGGTCATCGGCGCCGACCGCTCCCGGTACGTGGTCACCTGCAACGGCGAGCCCATTCCGCTGCTCTCCACCGAAAATCCGGATGTACAGGTGGCCGGCGTCCGATACCGGGCCTGGCAGCCGCCCAGCGCTCTGCATCCGAGCATCACCGTCGACGATCCGCTGCGTTTCGAGCTCATCGATACCGCCAATGCCCTGTCCCGGGGCGGCTGCACCTATCACGTCTCACACCCCGGCGGGCGCTCGTACGACGACCCTCCCGTCAACGCGGTAGCCGCCGAAGCACGCCGCGGACGGCGTTTCGATGCCACCGGTTACACCACCGGTCGTGTCGATTTGTCAGACTTGCGCGAGAAACAAGCCCGCATGTCCACAGACGCCGTGGCGCCCGGCATCCTGGATTTGCGCCGTGCGAGAACCGTGGGACGCAGGTAG